One part of the Candidatus Caldatribacterium sp. genome encodes these proteins:
- a CDS encoding glycogen synthase, which yields MKGLEVILVASEAYPFAKSGGLGDVVGALFKYLPRHGFRVKLFLPMYSRIFSDFPFVKQRDLEFPFGDTMVRAEFFEHRQGENQRVLAVGHEGFFGRERMYGYHDDLERFIFFSRAVFEYLVRWQEESFVLHCHDWQSALVCAYLERYWPPYRPKATKVVFTIHNLAYQGIGRGDLFRLVNLPSSFFTHEYLEFYGNVNLMKAGLLFSQVITTVSPTYAREICSPEFGEGLDGLLRALSYRKKIIGIVNGIDTEVFHPAVDPFIVERYGAGDLEGKRKNKLFFLKETFGEGVDTELPLIAFISRFVEQKGIRLFLEARDALFALPAHWFFLGTGEELYEKALQGLGEEYPNVRVVVRFDERLAHLAYAASDFLVLPSLFEPCGISQMIAMCYGTLPIVRGVGGLRDTVVDYPFNPRLSTGFQFGEFSAHGLLHAVQRALHVYFEEKDLLHAMVANAMQSDFSWKQAIERYAEVYRE from the coding sequence ATGAAGGGGTTGGAGGTTATTCTTGTTGCCTCGGAAGCGTACCCGTTTGCGAAAAGCGGTGGCCTTGGAGATGTGGTGGGAGCACTCTTCAAGTACCTTCCCCGCCATGGTTTTCGAGTTAAGCTCTTTCTCCCCATGTACTCTCGCATATTTTCGGACTTTCCCTTTGTGAAACAGCGGGACCTCGAGTTCCCTTTTGGGGACACAATGGTCCGTGCAGAATTTTTTGAACACCGTCAGGGTGAGAACCAGAGAGTCCTTGCGGTCGGTCACGAAGGGTTTTTCGGGCGAGAGCGCATGTATGGGTACCATGATGACCTTGAGCGGTTCATTTTTTTCTCCCGAGCGGTGTTCGAGTACCTGGTTCGCTGGCAGGAGGAATCGTTTGTCCTCCACTGCCATGATTGGCAGAGTGCCCTCGTGTGCGCATACCTTGAACGTTACTGGCCTCCCTACCGCCCGAAGGCAACGAAGGTGGTTTTCACCATTCACAATCTTGCGTACCAGGGTATAGGTCGGGGAGATCTCTTCCGGCTGGTGAACCTCCCGAGCTCCTTTTTCACCCACGAGTACCTTGAGTTCTATGGAAACGTGAACCTCATGAAGGCAGGGCTCCTTTTCTCCCAGGTCATCACCACCGTGAGTCCTACCTATGCTCGAGAAATCTGTTCCCCTGAGTTTGGGGAAGGCCTTGATGGTCTTTTGCGGGCGCTGTCGTATCGTAAGAAAATCATAGGGATTGTCAATGGAATCGATACCGAAGTTTTCCATCCTGCTGTTGACCCCTTCATAGTGGAGCGGTATGGAGCCGGGGACCTTGAGGGAAAAAGAAAGAACAAGCTCTTCTTCCTTAAGGAAACTTTCGGTGAGGGTGTGGATACGGAGCTTCCACTCATTGCTTTCATATCCCGGTTTGTGGAGCAGAAGGGCATCCGCCTCTTCCTTGAGGCTCGGGACGCCCTCTTTGCTCTTCCTGCGCACTGGTTCTTCCTGGGGACTGGGGAAGAGCTCTACGAAAAAGCCCTGCAGGGTCTTGGAGAGGAGTACCCGAATGTACGAGTTGTGGTTCGCTTTGATGAACGATTGGCCCATCTTGCTTACGCGGCTTCGGATTTCCTCGTCCTCCCGTCACTTTTTGAACCCTGTGGTATCAGTCAAATGATTGCCATGTGCTATGGCACTCTTCCTATTGTCCGAGGAGTTGGGGGGTTACGGGACACAGTTGTTGATTATCCCTTTAACCCTCGCTTGAGCACGGGATTCCAATTCGGGGAGTTTTCTGCCCATGGGCTTCTCCACGCAGTGCAGAGGGCGCTTCATGTGTACTTTGAGGAGAAGGACCTCCTCCATGCCATGGTGGCCAACGCAATGCAGAGTGATTTCTCCTGGAAGCAGGCCATCGAGAGGTACGCTGAAGTCTACAGAGAGTGA
- the coaE gene encoding dephospho-CoA kinase (Dephospho-CoA kinase (CoaE) performs the final step in coenzyme A biosynthesis.), which produces MPWWPTQCRVISPGSRPSRGTLKSTESEGLRVLGIGGGLASGKSTVALLFAKRGIPVLVLDDLSRELSEKGKPLWRAIVCVFGRSFLDARGALQREKLARVVFRRWRMLFMLNQFAHPMLFFEAWRRLRGFRKEWVALEGAVLFEAGFCPLLSKLLFVDAPLDLRLRRLQAKGVREKDARDRLKAQRFVSCLRRRASRVIENTSSLDFLEQQVSSLLEDLSFWK; this is translated from the coding sequence ATGCCATGGTGGCCAACGCAATGCAGAGTGATTTCTCCTGGAAGCAGGCCATCGAGAGGTACGCTGAAGTCTACAGAGAGTGAGGGCCTCAGGGTTTTAGGTATCGGAGGAGGCTTAGCTTCGGGGAAGAGCACGGTTGCCCTCCTTTTTGCCAAACGAGGTATCCCCGTTCTTGTGCTTGACGATCTTTCCCGGGAGCTTTCGGAAAAAGGGAAGCCCCTTTGGAGGGCTATCGTTTGTGTTTTCGGCCGGTCTTTCCTTGATGCTCGGGGTGCGCTCCAGAGGGAGAAGCTTGCCCGGGTTGTGTTCCGAAGATGGCGAATGCTTTTCATGCTCAATCAGTTTGCTCACCCCATGCTCTTTTTTGAGGCCTGGAGGCGACTCAGGGGTTTCAGGAAGGAGTGGGTGGCTCTGGAGGGAGCAGTTCTCTTTGAAGCCGGTTTTTGTCCTCTCCTTTCGAAGCTCCTTTTTGTTGATGCTCCGCTTGATCTTCGCTTACGCAGGCTCCAGGCAAAGGGTGTCAGAGAGAAAGACGCAAGAGACCGCCTGAAGGCGCAGCGATTCGTGTCGTGTCTTCGCCGGCGGGCTTCAAGGGTTATCGAGAACACGTCCTCTCTGGATTTTTTGGAACAGCAGGTTTCTTCCCTCCTTGAGGATTTGTCCTTTTGGAAATAG
- the uvrB gene encoding excinuclease ABC subunit UvrB yields MKRGTFRLVAPYEPCGDQPQAIERLVEGLFRGYRYQTLIGVTGSGKTFTMANVIARYNRPTLIISHNKTLAAQLYSEMRAFFPENAVEYFVSYYDYYQPEAYVPEYDLYIEKDASINEYIDRLRLRATSALMERNDVIIVASVSCIYGIGSPKEYARRVFHVRVGDAWKRKDFAHRLVDLLYERNEIEFVPGVFRMKGDTIEVYPAYSEEFLRFEFFGDVVESIKVLHPVSGKTLKKLDEVFIYPARHYLADQDIFERALQGIEEELQERVAYFLSQGRLIEAERLERRTRYDLELLRATGYCPGIENYSRYLDGRNPGEPPYTLLDYFPEDFLLFIDESHVTVPQLRGMHEGDRSRKESLVEFGFRLPSCFDNRPLTFEEFEKKINKCIFVSATPGEFEISQSAQVVEQLIRPTGLLDPEVEVRPAKGQVEDLVGEIRKVIQKNQRVLVTTLTKKSAEDLCEFLYGLGIRVRYLHSEIDTLERARIIRDLRAGEFDVLVGVNLLREGLDLPEVALVAILDADKEGFLRSEVALIQTIGRAARNVEGRAILYADVMTSSLERAVAETRRRRAIQEAYNREHGIVPQSITKEVRALIPEEVGFSRELEEASLLVEEVEREEDFERRIEVLTQKMKEAAKRLEFEKAALLRDEIFRLRALQEKQAFQRGMSDEGRRDRHSGGAGA; encoded by the coding sequence ATGAAGAGGGGAACATTTCGCCTTGTTGCGCCGTACGAACCCTGTGGCGACCAGCCCCAGGCTATAGAACGCCTGGTTGAGGGGCTCTTCCGGGGTTACCGGTACCAGACGCTCATTGGAGTGACCGGTTCAGGAAAAACCTTCACCATGGCCAATGTGATTGCCCGGTACAATCGGCCAACGCTCATCATTTCCCATAACAAGACCCTGGCAGCGCAGCTCTACAGCGAGATGCGAGCCTTCTTTCCGGAAAACGCTGTGGAGTACTTTGTGAGCTACTACGACTACTACCAGCCAGAGGCCTACGTTCCAGAATACGACCTCTACATCGAAAAAGACGCTTCCATCAACGAGTACATCGATCGACTGCGCCTTAGAGCCACAAGCGCCCTTATGGAGCGAAACGACGTCATCATCGTTGCTTCAGTTTCCTGTATCTACGGCATCGGTTCACCCAAAGAGTACGCTCGACGGGTTTTCCATGTTCGGGTGGGGGATGCCTGGAAACGCAAGGATTTCGCCCACCGGCTTGTGGACCTCCTCTACGAGCGGAATGAAATAGAGTTTGTTCCCGGTGTTTTCCGCATGAAGGGGGATACGATTGAGGTCTATCCTGCCTACAGCGAAGAATTCCTTCGATTCGAGTTCTTCGGGGATGTGGTGGAGAGCATCAAAGTTCTGCATCCCGTGAGCGGAAAAACCCTGAAAAAACTCGATGAGGTCTTCATTTATCCAGCACGTCACTATCTTGCGGATCAGGACATCTTTGAGCGAGCACTCCAGGGGATAGAAGAAGAGCTGCAGGAGCGTGTCGCGTACTTTCTTTCCCAGGGAAGGCTTATTGAAGCGGAACGCCTGGAACGGCGGACCCGTTACGACCTTGAACTCCTCCGCGCAACCGGGTACTGCCCGGGTATTGAGAACTACTCTCGTTACCTCGACGGACGCAATCCTGGGGAACCTCCGTATACCCTCCTTGACTACTTTCCTGAAGACTTTCTCCTCTTCATCGACGAATCCCATGTAACGGTTCCTCAACTCCGAGGAATGCACGAGGGGGATCGTTCCCGGAAGGAGAGCCTCGTGGAATTCGGTTTCCGTCTCCCTTCCTGTTTCGATAACCGGCCGCTCACCTTTGAGGAATTCGAGAAGAAAATCAATAAATGCATTTTTGTTTCCGCTACCCCGGGAGAGTTTGAAATTTCTCAGAGTGCCCAGGTTGTGGAACAGCTCATTCGTCCTACGGGTCTTCTCGATCCGGAGGTGGAGGTGCGTCCGGCAAAGGGTCAGGTCGAGGACCTTGTGGGGGAAATTCGGAAAGTTATTCAGAAGAATCAGCGGGTCCTTGTGACGACGCTCACCAAAAAGAGTGCCGAAGACCTCTGTGAGTTCCTCTACGGTCTCGGCATCCGGGTACGCTACCTCCACTCGGAAATCGATACCCTTGAGCGGGCTCGAATCATTCGGGATCTCCGGGCAGGGGAGTTTGACGTTCTCGTGGGGGTTAATCTCCTCCGAGAGGGTCTTGACCTTCCGGAGGTGGCTCTGGTTGCCATTCTTGATGCGGATAAGGAGGGTTTCCTGCGATCTGAGGTCGCCCTCATCCAGACCATTGGACGAGCTGCACGGAATGTGGAAGGGCGAGCCATTCTCTACGCCGATGTCATGACGAGCTCTCTTGAGCGGGCGGTGGCAGAAACGAGGAGACGTCGGGCCATTCAGGAGGCCTACAACCGGGAACATGGCATTGTTCCACAGAGTATTACCAAGGAGGTTCGAGCGCTTATCCCTGAAGAGGTGGGCTTCTCACGGGAACTTGAGGAGGCCAGCCTCCTTGTAGAGGAAGTCGAAAGGGAGGAAGATTTCGAGCGGCGCATTGAAGTCTTGACTCAGAAGATGAAGGAGGCAGCAAAACGTCTGGAATTCGAGAAGGCAGCCCTTCTCCGAGATGAAATTTTCCGTCTGCGGGCTCTTCAGGAAAAGCAGGCGTTCCAGAGAGGGATGAGTGATGAAGGACGGCGTGATCGTCATTCGGGGGGCGCGGGAGCATAA
- a CDS encoding tetratricopeptide repeat protein — MRGVVVFWVIFFVLGSALVFAQTKEEYYRAGYVYFSQGNYEKALEAYQKALELDPQYLEARYWLGKTLEQMGRIQEALREWRTVLSLAPRYREAFQKWRAYAPSFVRDGETVERYREIFLGGGSPAFSREEGWTSLAPLGFVLLGQNDFSSLYLASRIFRWAREELSPLFAPYEEEALRRALENVTGEDLRLVYRFLQEVTSRFGEDPAWQESLQKAFERIFSYTVGGEGGQGVEFTLVGGEVEKKILHEGAVEEEVSFFLKE; from the coding sequence ATGCGAGGGGTAGTTGTCTTCTGGGTAATTTTCTTCGTCCTGGGGAGTGCCTTGGTCTTTGCTCAGACCAAAGAGGAGTACTACCGTGCTGGTTACGTGTACTTCTCCCAGGGGAATTACGAGAAAGCTTTGGAGGCGTACCAGAAAGCGCTGGAGCTCGACCCCCAGTACCTCGAAGCCCGGTACTGGTTGGGGAAGACTCTTGAGCAAATGGGAAGGATTCAGGAAGCCCTGCGGGAGTGGCGGACTGTCCTCTCTCTGGCTCCCCGCTATCGGGAAGCTTTCCAGAAATGGCGGGCGTACGCTCCCTCTTTTGTTCGGGACGGAGAAACAGTAGAGCGGTACAGGGAAATCTTCCTTGGAGGAGGAAGCCCTGCTTTTTCTCGGGAAGAGGGTTGGACTTCTCTGGCCCCTCTTGGGTTTGTGCTCCTCGGGCAGAACGACTTCTCGTCGCTGTACCTTGCGTCGCGTATTTTCAGGTGGGCACGGGAGGAGTTGAGTCCTCTCTTTGCACCCTATGAAGAGGAGGCCCTGCGAAGAGCTCTGGAGAACGTCACCGGAGAGGACCTGCGTCTTGTGTACCGTTTCCTTCAAGAGGTGACTTCGCGCTTTGGAGAGGATCCTGCCTGGCAGGAGTCCCTCCAGAAGGCCTTTGAGCGCATATTTTCGTACACCGTTGGAGGAGAGGGTGGACAAGGGGTAGAGTTCACCCTTGTTGGCGGAGAAGTGGAGAAGAAGATTCTCCACGAAGGTGCGGTGGAAGAGGAGGTATCTTTCTTCCTGAAGGAGTAA